The following proteins come from a genomic window of Synechococcus sp. NB0720_010:
- a CDS encoding MBL fold metallo-hydrolase — MSEESPQQAASGSVFAEPLPEGRPPRQVLENLWLFAPNRDTLGGSAWWLETPEWEGCAGLLIDCPGLNQANLAFLRERGPGRLVLTSRDGHGRTRRFQEELQWPVSLQEQEAYLLPTVEGLEPFSTEQSLAPGYSLRWTPGPTPGSAVLLADRAFNGAPLLFCGRLLSPVASGEARPLRTRRSFHWSRWLRSLEALGDWLPRSTPVALASGAGLGALRGEALIADVQQQLQALDWAALEGQEPV, encoded by the coding sequence ATGAGTGAGGAGAGCCCCCAGCAGGCTGCATCCGGTTCGGTGTTTGCAGAGCCCTTGCCGGAAGGGCGCCCGCCGCGTCAGGTGCTTGAGAACCTCTGGCTGTTTGCCCCCAACCGCGACACGCTGGGGGGCTCGGCCTGGTGGCTGGAAACCCCGGAGTGGGAGGGATGCGCGGGTCTTCTGATCGACTGTCCAGGACTGAACCAAGCCAACCTGGCTTTTCTGCGGGAGCGCGGCCCTGGTCGACTGGTCTTGACCAGCCGTGATGGCCACGGCCGCACCCGACGCTTTCAAGAGGAGCTGCAGTGGCCGGTCTCCCTGCAGGAACAGGAGGCCTACCTCTTGCCGACCGTTGAAGGACTCGAGCCCTTCTCGACCGAGCAGTCCCTCGCCCCGGGATACAGCCTGCGCTGGACCCCAGGCCCGACCCCGGGCAGTGCCGTGCTGCTTGCTGATCGGGCATTCAATGGCGCGCCGCTGCTGTTCTGCGGGCGGCTTCTCAGTCCAGTCGCGTCGGGTGAGGCCCGTCCCCTGCGCACGCGCCGTTCATTCCATTGGAGCCGTTGGTTGCGCAGCCTGGAGGCCTTGGGGGACTGGTTGCCCCGCTCCACGCCGGTTGCTCTGGCCAGTGGGGCTGGCTTGGGGGCCCTGCGGGGTGAGGCCTTGATCGCTGATGTTCAACAGCAGTTGCAGGCCCTGGACTGGGCTGCTTTAGAGGGCCAGGAGCCCGTCTAG
- a CDS encoding DUF3086 domain-containing protein: MSDDATNPAQPDDWTALATSELRQQRDALQQEISELSSRRDQLQQEIQSSFAGQSDSIARRVKGFQDYLVGALQELAVSAEQMELVVQPLVVQPSPLDQAAAAEAQATAAAEIPAPAPAGLFSNDEALIRDRLESFQGQADFYADPWKLRRSLEPGGAALLEDWFLAQGGRGAQPSCGSRNRNALTTAAAISILGELYGERFQTLVLAGIPERLGEWRRGLQDCLGLNREDFGPSSGIVLFERADALIERADRLEERGELPFIVVDAAEPAVEVPILQFPVWLAFAGSPTELALEDDLL; encoded by the coding sequence ATGAGCGACGACGCCACCAACCCAGCACAACCGGACGACTGGACGGCCCTAGCCACCAGCGAACTGCGGCAGCAGCGCGATGCCCTGCAGCAGGAGATCAGTGAGCTCAGCAGCCGCCGGGATCAACTGCAGCAGGAGATCCAAAGCAGCTTTGCCGGCCAATCCGACTCCATCGCCCGGCGGGTGAAGGGGTTCCAGGACTATCTGGTGGGAGCCCTCCAGGAACTGGCGGTCTCCGCAGAACAGATGGAGCTGGTGGTCCAGCCCCTGGTGGTCCAGCCCTCTCCCTTGGATCAGGCTGCAGCCGCTGAAGCGCAAGCCACAGCGGCGGCTGAGATCCCGGCTCCGGCACCGGCGGGGCTGTTCAGCAATGACGAAGCGCTGATTCGCGATCGCCTCGAGAGCTTCCAAGGCCAGGCCGACTTCTACGCCGATCCCTGGAAACTGCGCCGGAGCCTGGAGCCCGGCGGCGCGGCCCTGTTGGAGGACTGGTTCCTGGCCCAAGGGGGCCGCGGAGCCCAACCCAGCTGCGGCAGCCGCAACCGCAATGCCCTGACCACCGCCGCCGCCATCTCGATCCTGGGCGAGCTCTACGGCGAGCGCTTCCAGACCTTGGTGCTGGCGGGGATACCCGAGCGCCTCGGGGAATGGCGCCGGGGCCTGCAGGATTGCCTGGGCCTGAACCGCGAAGACTTTGGGCCGAGCAGCGGCATTGTTCTCTTCGAGCGCGCCGATGCCCTGATCGAACGGGCCGACCGCCTGGAGGAGCGCGGCGAACTCCCCTTCATCGTGGTGGACGCGGCCGAGCCGGCCGTCGAGGTGCCGATCTTGCAATTCCCGGTCTGGCTCGCCTTTGCCGGCAGCCCCACCGAGCTCGCCCTGGAGGATGACCTGCTGTGA
- the plsY gene encoding glycerol-3-phosphate 1-O-acyltransferase PlsY produces the protein MTDFVIAPLLTLALAYLLGSFPSGYLAGRWLKGVDIRTLGSGSTGATNVLRQIGKGPALVVFLIDVLKGTAAVLLAKALLQPDGTNALSDWWVVASGLAALAGHIWPIWLGWRGGKAVATGLGMLLGLAWPVGLATFGVFLTVISVSRIVSLSSVLAALSLPLLMLARFASLGEAIRPAYLSLSIVAAVLVIWRHRSNLSRIAAGTEPRLGDKKKEA, from the coding sequence GTGACCGACTTCGTGATCGCGCCTCTGCTCACCCTGGCTCTGGCCTACCTCTTGGGCTCATTCCCCAGTGGCTACCTGGCTGGGCGTTGGCTCAAGGGAGTCGACATCCGCACCCTGGGATCCGGCTCCACCGGCGCCACCAACGTCCTGCGCCAAATCGGCAAGGGCCCCGCTTTGGTGGTGTTCCTGATCGATGTGCTGAAGGGCACCGCCGCGGTGCTCCTGGCCAAAGCCCTACTCCAGCCCGATGGCACCAACGCCCTGAGTGATTGGTGGGTGGTCGCCTCCGGTTTAGCGGCGTTGGCCGGCCACATCTGGCCCATCTGGCTGGGCTGGCGTGGGGGTAAGGCCGTTGCGACTGGATTGGGGATGCTGCTGGGCCTGGCCTGGCCCGTCGGCCTGGCCACCTTCGGGGTCTTCCTGACGGTGATCAGCGTCAGCCGCATCGTCTCCCTCTCGAGCGTGCTCGCCGCCCTGAGCCTGCCTCTGCTGATGCTGGCGCGCTTCGCCTCCCTGGGAGAGGCGATCCGTCCGGCCTACCTAAGCCTCTCGATCGTCGCCGCCGTGCTGGTGATCTGGCGCCACCGCAGCAACCTGAGCCGGATCGCTGCGGGCACCGAGCCCCGCCTGGGGGACAAGAAAAAAGAGGCCTAA
- a CDS encoding HU family DNA-binding protein — translation MNKADLVNLVAARTELTKTDVAQVVDAAIDTIIDSVVEGKKVSILGFGSFEPRERSARQGLNPKTGQKIKIPAKRVPAFTAGKLFKDRVQG, via the coding sequence ATGAACAAAGCTGACCTCGTCAATCTCGTGGCTGCTCGCACCGAGTTGACCAAGACCGACGTGGCCCAGGTGGTCGACGCGGCCATCGACACCATCATCGATTCGGTTGTCGAAGGTAAGAAAGTGTCGATCCTTGGCTTCGGCTCCTTCGAGCCCCGCGAGCGCTCTGCCCGTCAAGGCCTGAACCCTAAGACCGGCCAGAAGATCAAGATCCCCGCGAAGCGCGTCCCTGCATTCACCGCAGGCAAGCTCTTCAAGGATCGCGTGCAGGGCTGA
- a CDS encoding glycogen-debranching protein codes for MASIHLGQPWPLGAQATPRGVNFSLAAPSASRIELLLFRDGNASEPEQTIELSSSHRSGDIWHVEVEGVGIGCCYAYRVFGPLQPGNHGYNPSKLLLDPCARAITGWDVYSRIDALGGMPNTAKCLKGVVTERDRFDFQAAPRPRHSWQRTLIYELHVGGFSRGQGSPVTPDAQGTYLGLIELIPYLKDLGITTVELLPVMAFDPHDAPEGRMNYWGYSPLSWLAPHHGYQQGDDPLQIRHQVRQLVSACHQAGLEVLVDVVYNHTCEGNQAGPTLSWRGIDDRLYYHQNAKGDYLDVSGCGNSIAANRPLVRRLILESMRCWALELGVDGFRFDLGIALSRGEELAPLDKPPLFEEIEADPELSDLKLVSEPWDCGGLYRLADFPAKRIGSWNGRFRDDVRRFWKGDDKSCWAMGQRLSSSPDLFGGQPAVLGRSITFLTAHDGYTLNDLVSYGGKHNLANGEDNRDGDNHNNNWNHGAEGPCSDPDIQSLRNRQLRNLLASLLLAPGVPMLLMGDEVRRSQGGNNNTWCQNNILGWMHWAPDAEDLELKRFLQRLIQIRHQWADLFNPEVPPAEAKSPRFDQPGHLIRQWHGPKLGQPDWASWSHTLAWSLNDRQRGPLIWCGMNAYCEDLSFDVPKVNHGWRQVINTAEADAAPADPQAWNGATQAMKSRSLVLLVEQSCF; via the coding sequence TTGGCTTCGATCCACCTCGGACAGCCCTGGCCCCTTGGGGCGCAAGCGACGCCCAGGGGGGTGAACTTTTCCCTGGCCGCTCCCAGTGCCAGCCGGATTGAGCTGCTGCTGTTTCGCGATGGCAACGCCAGTGAACCCGAGCAAACGATTGAGCTGAGCAGCAGCCACCGTTCCGGCGACATCTGGCACGTGGAGGTCGAGGGCGTCGGCATCGGCTGCTGCTACGCCTACCGAGTCTTTGGCCCCCTGCAACCGGGGAACCACGGCTACAACCCGTCCAAGTTGCTCCTTGATCCCTGTGCCCGTGCAATCACAGGGTGGGATGTCTACAGCCGAATCGATGCCCTCGGCGGGATGCCGAATACGGCGAAGTGCCTCAAGGGGGTCGTCACCGAGCGGGATCGCTTTGATTTCCAAGCGGCGCCCAGACCGCGCCACAGCTGGCAGCGCACGCTGATTTACGAGCTGCACGTGGGGGGCTTCAGCCGCGGCCAGGGCAGCCCAGTCACCCCGGACGCCCAGGGGACCTACCTGGGGTTAATCGAACTCATTCCTTATCTCAAGGACCTCGGCATCACCACGGTCGAACTGCTGCCGGTGATGGCGTTCGACCCCCACGATGCACCCGAGGGACGGATGAACTACTGGGGCTACAGCCCCCTCAGCTGGCTGGCCCCCCATCACGGCTACCAGCAGGGAGACGATCCCCTACAGATCCGCCATCAGGTGAGGCAACTGGTGAGCGCCTGCCACCAGGCCGGCCTCGAGGTGCTGGTGGATGTGGTCTACAACCACACCTGCGAGGGCAACCAGGCCGGCCCAACCCTGAGCTGGCGCGGAATTGACGACCGCCTCTACTACCACCAGAACGCCAAAGGCGATTACCTCGACGTCAGCGGCTGCGGCAACTCCATTGCGGCCAACCGGCCCTTGGTGCGGCGCCTGATTCTTGAATCGATGCGCTGCTGGGCCCTGGAGCTGGGGGTCGACGGCTTCCGCTTCGACCTCGGCATCGCCCTCAGCCGCGGGGAAGAACTGGCCCCCCTCGACAAGCCACCACTGTTTGAAGAGATCGAAGCCGACCCCGAGCTCTCCGATCTGAAGTTGGTCAGTGAGCCCTGGGACTGCGGCGGCCTCTATCGCCTGGCCGATTTCCCCGCCAAGCGCATTGGCAGCTGGAACGGCCGTTTCCGCGATGACGTGCGTCGCTTCTGGAAGGGAGATGACAAGAGCTGCTGGGCCATGGGCCAACGCCTGAGCAGCAGTCCGGATCTCTTCGGCGGCCAACCAGCCGTCCTGGGGCGCAGCATCACCTTCTTAACCGCCCATGACGGCTACACCTTGAACGACCTGGTCAGCTACGGCGGTAAGCACAACCTGGCCAATGGGGAGGACAACCGCGACGGGGATAACCACAACAACAATTGGAATCACGGCGCCGAGGGGCCCTGCAGCGACCCCGACATCCAATCCCTAAGGAATCGGCAACTGCGCAACCTGCTGGCGAGCCTGCTGCTCGCCCCCGGGGTTCCCATGTTGCTGATGGGGGACGAGGTGCGCCGCAGCCAGGGCGGCAACAACAACACCTGGTGCCAGAACAACATCCTCGGCTGGATGCATTGGGCACCGGACGCGGAGGACCTCGAGCTCAAACGGTTCCTGCAACGGCTGATTCAGATCCGCCACCAATGGGCTGATTTGTTCAATCCCGAGGTGCCCCCTGCCGAGGCCAAGTCCCCCCGCTTCGATCAGCCGGGACACCTCATTCGCCAATGGCACGGCCCCAAACTCGGACAACCCGATTGGGCCAGCTGGTCCCACACCCTGGCCTGGAGTCTCAACGACCGTCAGCGGGGCCCCTTGATCTGGTGCGGGATGAACGCCTACTGCGAGGACCTGAGTTTCGATGTGCCCAAGGTGAATCACGGCTGGCGCCAGGTGATCAATACCGCTGAGGCCGATGCTGCACCCGCCGACCCCCAAGCCTGGAACGGTGCAACCCAGGCCATGAAGAGCCGCAGCCTGGTGCTGCTCGTGGAGCAGAGCTGCTTCTAG
- a CDS encoding MFS transporter — protein MLWAYGLGDVGTGMGASLIGFYLLRFYVAAGLPPWLAGLAYGLGRLWDAVNDPIVGWLSDKTINTKLGPRLPWILWSAVPLGASMALMWWLPPWDNIWTKFWVFLVVSVVANSLYTCVNLPYTALAAELTTDVGLRTRLNTSRFTGSILATITAALLAGVLVSDLRDPSTYLPVGLVSGVIISLSGLLCGWGLLPAARNCQRPEPTPGTTRKLLRRVAQNGRFLMVLALYLLLWCSLQLMQAVSLFFLPVVLQVPEGLSKLILLPFLLSSLGGLWLWNNVSHRAGRLQALRQGGLLWIIGCLLVMVLQPLNSSLPLLATGNLLKLVLLVVTIVLAGIGASTAYLIPWSLLPDAIDADPEKPAGQYSAWMVLAQKVCISVVIALLGMVLSASGYDEALANTAQPASALVAIRLCMGIIPAVLVVLGLVVTRRWPERGLHLQAS, from the coding sequence TTGCTCTGGGCCTATGGCCTCGGGGACGTCGGCACGGGCATGGGCGCCTCCCTGATTGGCTTCTATTTACTGAGGTTCTACGTCGCCGCGGGTCTTCCCCCCTGGCTCGCCGGCCTGGCCTATGGGCTCGGACGGCTTTGGGATGCCGTCAATGACCCGATCGTCGGCTGGCTCAGCGACAAGACCATCAACACCAAACTCGGCCCACGTCTCCCCTGGATCCTCTGGAGCGCCGTTCCCCTGGGTGCCTCCATGGCACTGATGTGGTGGCTGCCCCCCTGGGACAACATCTGGACCAAGTTCTGGGTCTTTTTGGTGGTCTCCGTGGTCGCCAACAGCCTCTACACCTGCGTCAATCTCCCCTACACAGCCCTTGCGGCCGAACTCACCACCGACGTCGGACTGCGGACCCGGCTGAACACCTCCCGCTTCACCGGCTCGATCCTGGCCACGATCACCGCGGCCCTGCTGGCGGGGGTGCTGGTGAGCGATCTTCGTGATCCCTCCACCTATCTGCCGGTTGGCCTGGTCTCGGGCGTGATCATCAGCCTCTCGGGCCTGCTCTGCGGTTGGGGCCTGCTGCCGGCCGCCCGCAATTGCCAACGGCCTGAACCCACCCCCGGAACCACCCGCAAGTTGCTGCGGCGGGTGGCCCAGAACGGCCGCTTCTTAATGGTGCTGGCCCTCTATCTGCTGCTCTGGTGCTCCCTGCAGCTGATGCAGGCCGTCTCACTCTTCTTCCTTCCGGTCGTGCTCCAGGTGCCCGAGGGGCTGAGCAAATTGATCCTGTTGCCCTTCCTGCTCAGCTCCCTTGGGGGGCTCTGGCTCTGGAACAACGTCTCCCATCGAGCCGGACGCCTTCAGGCCCTGCGCCAGGGGGGGCTGCTCTGGATCATCGGCTGCCTTCTGGTGATGGTGCTCCAGCCCCTGAACAGCAGCCTGCCCCTGCTGGCCACCGGCAACCTGCTGAAGCTGGTCCTGCTGGTGGTCACCATCGTTTTGGCCGGCATCGGCGCCTCAACGGCCTATCTCATTCCCTGGTCGCTGCTGCCCGATGCCATCGACGCGGACCCGGAGAAGCCCGCCGGGCAGTACAGCGCCTGGATGGTCCTGGCCCAAAAGGTCTGCATCAGCGTCGTCATTGCCCTGTTGGGCATGGTCCTCAGCGCCAGCGGTTACGACGAAGCCCTCGCCAACACCGCCCAACCAGCCAGCGCCCTAGTGGCGATCCGGCTGTGCATGGGCATCATTCCCGCAGTGTTGGTGGTTCTTGGGCTAGTGGTGACGCGCCGCTGGCCCGAGAGGGGCCTGCATCTTCAAGCCAGCTAG
- a CDS encoding ABC transporter permease — MPARRLPAWLRPRWLTRLGESLLIGGQAVSALAKGQINPNDLIAELMEAGPGSFLIILITGLAAGTVFNIQAASELVKQGAGSTVGGILALGLAREIAPILTATLVTGKVATAYAAQLGTMKVTEQIDAITMLRTDPVQYLVVPRLLAMVVMTPVQCLAFFGVAIWSGQVSSAILYNIPPDVFWTSVRGWMQPSDLPAMLLKAGVFGLQIAVIACGWGLTTRGGPKEVGTSTTGAVVMILVTVSLMDVVLTQLLFGS; from the coding sequence ATGCCTGCCCGCCGCCTTCCCGCCTGGCTTCGCCCCCGCTGGCTGACCCGCTTGGGGGAAAGCCTGCTGATTGGCGGTCAAGCCGTCTCGGCCCTGGCCAAGGGCCAGATCAACCCGAATGACCTCATCGCCGAATTGATGGAGGCGGGTCCCGGCAGCTTCCTGATCATCCTGATCACCGGCCTGGCGGCAGGCACGGTGTTCAACATCCAGGCCGCCTCAGAGCTCGTCAAGCAGGGCGCGGGATCAACCGTGGGCGGGATCCTGGCCCTGGGCCTGGCCCGTGAAATCGCACCGATCCTCACTGCCACCCTGGTGACCGGAAAGGTGGCCACGGCCTATGCCGCCCAACTGGGGACCATGAAGGTCACCGAACAGATCGACGCGATCACGATGCTGCGCACCGACCCGGTCCAGTACCTCGTCGTCCCGCGTCTGCTGGCCATGGTCGTCATGACCCCTGTCCAATGCCTCGCCTTCTTCGGGGTGGCGATCTGGTCGGGTCAAGTCAGCAGCGCCATCCTCTACAACATCCCGCCGGATGTCTTTTGGACCTCCGTGCGCGGCTGGATGCAGCCCTCGGACCTGCCGGCGATGCTGCTGAAGGCCGGTGTCTTCGGCCTTCAGATTGCCGTGATCGCCTGCGGCTGGGGCCTCACGACCAGGGGCGGCCCCAAGGAAGTCGGCACCAGCACCACTGGCGCCGTGGTGATGATCCTGGTGACCGTGTCCTTGATGGATGTGGTCCTGACCCAATTGCTCTTCGGTTCATGA
- a CDS encoding DUF3119 family protein produces the protein MSPATVTGSGPNPDQGTILAPRIWVPLGVLLLGLACLLLNVWAAALVSVFGLFLLVQSQILRLQFCAEALIVWRGESVLRRFPYSEWLNWTVFWGQFPVLFYFREQQSIHFLPVLFDANSLREQLNHHVSAQP, from the coding sequence ATGAGTCCTGCAACCGTGACTGGATCCGGTCCGAACCCTGATCAGGGCACGATCCTGGCCCCGCGGATCTGGGTGCCCCTGGGGGTCCTGCTGCTGGGCTTGGCGTGCCTGCTGCTCAACGTCTGGGCCGCCGCGCTGGTCAGCGTCTTTGGCCTGTTCCTGCTGGTCCAGAGTCAGATCCTGCGCCTGCAGTTCTGCGCTGAGGCCCTGATCGTCTGGCGGGGCGAGAGCGTCCTGCGCCGCTTCCCCTACAGCGAATGGCTCAATTGGACGGTGTTCTGGGGGCAATTCCCTGTGCTGTTCTATTTCCGTGAACAGCAGAGCATTCACTTCCTGCCCGTGTTGTTTGATGCCAACAGCCTGCGCGAGCAGCTCAACCACCACGTGAGCGCCCAGCCATGA